The following is a genomic window from Helicobacter sp. NHP19-003.
ATAAAATCCAGAGCTTCTTTAAAGTCTTTAAAATCGTGGACATTGACAAAGCTTTTGGGGTTGAAATCCTTAGCCACTTTGGGGTTGCCCCAATAAATCGGGATGGTGTGGGCAAAGTAGGCATCGACTATTTTTTCTGTGGTGTAACCCAAACCTAAAGAGTTTTCAAAACACAGATTAAACTTATACCCACTGATGAACTCGTGCTTGTTTTGCACCAAAGACCCAATCGTGTTAAACACCCCCCCCCGCAACCGGCTTATAAGCGTTGAGCTCTTTGTAAAGCGTTTCTTGCAGGGGCGTTGGGGTTAGAGGCGACAAAGCTGGCAAATCCTCGTTTAAGGGGGTCGCTCTGCTCTCTAGCAAGGCTGTCTATTTGGGGGTGCGTGGTGTTGAAGGTGGGGTTGGTGGTTAATTGAGAAAACCAATGCAGGGCTTGGTAATAAAGGGGTAGGCGCAAATAGCGATCGCCAAATTCTAAGTCGTCAAAACCCATGCCAAAATCGTAGACATTAAAATCGATGCGTTCGTTCTCGCCTGTGTAGCCTATACGCTTTTGGGGGAAGTCCAAAATGGGGGAATTTAACATGCCAGCCAATCTAAGAGAACTGCCAAAGACCACAGCGCAAGGGTCTTTAGGGTTGGTGGATAGAGTGGTGTCGTGTTGTGTGGCCAAAATGCCGTAAAAGAGCCACGCTTGAAAATGTGCTAGGTTTTCCAAAGCATTTTTACTAGTCCAAAAAGCAACCCCGATGGTGAGAGGCTTTTTAGTGGGTGGGGGTGGGGGCAAGTGGCTAGACTCAATGAAGGCATCTAAAAGTGGGGCAAACATGGCAAACCTTAGCATTTTTGAGAGTATAGCATGGAGTTTTTAGGGGTTTTTGTTATAATGGGGGCTATTTAGCCAAAGGATTTGTATGCGAGTTTTCATCAACGGGCAGATAAAAGAGTTTGACAAGCCTATAAACATCGACACCGCCATTCAAGAGCTGGGCATTGAAGCTCAGGTGTGTGCGGTGGCTCTAAACGAGTCGGTGGTGAAAAAAGAGAGGTGGCACAGCACCCCCCTGCAAGAAAACGACCGCCTAGAGTGTTTGCAGTTTATGGGG
Proteins encoded in this region:
- the thiS gene encoding sulfur carrier protein ThiS, whose translation is MRVFINGQIKEFDKPINIDTAIQELGIEAQVCAVALNESVVKKERWHSTPLQENDRLECLQFMGGG